The following are encoded together in the Juglans microcarpa x Juglans regia isolate MS1-56 chromosome 2D, Jm3101_v1.0, whole genome shotgun sequence genome:
- the LOC121249781 gene encoding uncharacterized protein LOC121249781, whose amino-acid sequence MDSVKRVFYIKIVLFAGLLLASVSRLWISLFGYLNRVFLRHKKGSSSGILSQENNQTNSKCIEPEAASEVSYSESFSHGDTGYNNIASETSDYSNIRSQENVRIDSNDTEPEGEAEPGYSEVFSGEDVGHDGLDEIDSETPKFEFKFRFPTYEESSRFNVGSGDSVSLESTAPSTSTNKYEFFSGKSFSHFLEEPEAVSFTVKELHIESNNHSIESIPNIERDSMQQNSLKEVVHEKASETSEVSEKLEGRTSVEDAHSGGGQLEKPENDFSGEENVTVDDKFLSEKDFIASDSDLEDSVCSSSLLSQFGASTSDLFLSEKDFEGTNEGEDVDLTEGDLESVDIDSQNLDIGYEPEDFDGEDSDILEELQKLEESDMPKSDRQNSEKFYKDGFHGDRNSKDEDFGGNDQKQIDGKLNSKDSSEWDSEDSNELESLWEHQELIEQLKMELKKVRATGLPTILEESECPKIIEDLKPWKIDEKFQHADRIGEVHKFYKSYRERMRKFDILNYQKMYAIGVLRSKDGHDHSFSSRKSSAPAITSLLSQSFRLSKHKKSELDPTMKFIRDLRCDLEMVYVGQLCLSWEILHWQYEKALELWESDPSGLHPYNEVAGEFQQFQVLLQRFIENEPFQGPRVENYVENRCVMRNLLQVPVIRGDRKKERRGRDDGAITIDIVIEILEESMRIIWKFIRADKDASTLILPSRRDTRVDHQLQDPADSMLLMEVRTDIQKKEKKLRDILKSGNCMLKKFQKHQDEYNIDHHYFFCQVDMKLVSRVLNMHRITTDQLVWCRGKLSQIRFVNRKMHVESPSILLFPC is encoded by the exons ATGGATTCTGTGAAAAGGGTTTTCTATATAAAGATAGTTCTCTTTGCTGGCCTACTCTTGGCCTCAGTTTCCAGACTTTGGATCAGTCTGTTCGGTTACCTAAACAGAGTCTTCCTCag ACATAAAAAAGGTTCGAGTTCTGGGATTCTTTCACAAGAAAACAATCAAACTAATTCCAAATGTATTGAGCCAGAAGCAGCGTCTGAGGTATCATATTCAGAAAGCTTTAGTCATGGGGATACAGGGTACAATAATATTGCATCAGAAACTTCAGATTATTCTAACATTCGTTCCCAAGAAAACGTTCGAATCGATTCCAATGATACTGAACCAGAAGGGGAGGCTGAACCAGGGTATTCTGAAGTTTTTTCTGGCGAGGACGTGGGGCACGATGGTTTGGATGAAATAGATTCAGAAACGCCAAAGTTCGAGTTCAAATTCCGGTTTCCGACTTATGAAGAAAGCAGTAGATTTAATGTAGGGAGTGGTGATTCTGTTAGCTTGGAGAGTACCGCTCCCTCTACGAGCACTAATAAGTATGAGTTCTTCTCTGGGAAAAGTTTTAGCCACTTCTTGGAGGAACCAGAAGCTGTAAGCTTTACAGTCAAAGAGTTACATATTGAGTCCAATAATCATTCGATTGAAAGTATCCCAAATATCGAAAGAGATTCTATGCAGCAAAATTCTTTAAAAGAAGTTGTTCATGAAAAAGCTTCTGAGACCTCTGAGGTGTCAGAGAAGCTAGAGGGTAGGACGTCCGTTGAAGATGCTCATTCTGGGGGAGGACAATTGGAGAAGCCGGAGAATGACTTTTCGGGTGAAGAAAATGTTACGGTCGATGATAAGTTTCTTTCCGAAAAGGATTTCATTGCTTCAGATTCTGACTTGGAGGATTCTGTTTGCTCGAGTTCATTATTGAGTCAATTCGGGGCTTCGACCAGCGATTTATTTTTGTCAGAGAAGGATTTCGAGGGTACAAATGAAGGAGAGGATGTAGACTTAACTGAGGGAGACTTGGAGTCGGTGGACATAGATTCGCAGAACTTGGATATTGGTTATGAGCCAGAAGATTTTGATGGTGAAGATAGTGATATTCTGGAAGAACTTCAAAAGCTGGAAGAGTCTGATATGCCGAAATCAGATCGTCAAAACTCAGAGAAGTTTTACAAGGATGGGTTTCATGGTGACAGAAACTCTAAAGACGAAGACTTTGGTGGAAATGATCAAAAACAAATAGATGGAAAACTCAATTCAAAGGATTCATCGGAGTGGGATTCTGAGGATTCAAATGAATTGGAATCATTGTGGGAACATCAAGAGTTGATAGAGCAGCTGAAGATGGAGCTGAAAAAGGTCAGAGCCACAGGCCTGCCCACCATTCTTGAGGAATCTGAGTGTCCCAAGataattgaagatttgaagcCTTGGAAAATTGACGAGAAGTTTCAGCATGCCGATCGAATTGGTGAGGTTCACAAGTTCTACAAGAGTTACAGAGAACGAATGCGGAAATTCGATATCTTGAATTACCAGAAGATGTACGCGATAG GTGTTCTGAGGTCAAAGGACGGACATGATCACTCGTTTTCAAGCCGCAAATCATCTGCGCCGGCTATTACATCCCTTCTTTCTCAAAGCTTTCGGCTTAGCAAGCATAAAAAGTCTGAACTTGACCCTACGATGAAGTTCATTAGAGACTTGCGTTGTGATTTGGAAATGGTCTATGTTGGGCAGTTGTGCCTTTCTTGGGAAATCCTTCACTGGCAATACGAGAAGGCTTTAGAGTTATGGGAGTCTGACCCGTCCGGACTGCATCCATATAACGAAGTTGCAGGTGAATTTCAACAGTTTCAAGTCCTCTTGCAAAGATTTATAGAAAACGAACCTTTTCAAGGACCAAGGGTTGAAAATTATGTCGAGAATCGATGTGTTATGCGTAATCTTCTTCAAGTGCCAGTGATAAGAG GggacagaaagaaagaaagaagaggaagagacgaTGGCGCAATCACGATTGATATTGTGATAGAGATCTTGGAAGAATCGATGAGAATAATTTGGAAATTCATCCGAGCTGATAAAGACGCAAGCACCTTGATTCTACCCAGTCGAAGGGATACTCGGGTTGATCATCAGCTCCAAGACCCAGCAGATTCAATGCTTTTGATGGAAGTCCGAACAGATATTCAAAAG AAAGAGAAGAAACTGAGAGACATCTTGAAGAGTGGAAACTGCATGTTAAAGAAGTTCCAAAAGCATCAAGATGAATACAACATAGACCACCATTATTTCTTCTGCCAAGTGGACATGAAACTAGTGTCGAGAGTCCTAAACATGCATAGAATAACAACAGACCAACTTGTTTGGTGTCGCGGTAAATTAAGTCAGATTAGATTTGTGAATCGAAAGATGCACGTAGAATCACCTTCCATCTTGCTTTTTCCATGTTGA
- the LOC121249780 gene encoding myb-related protein 306-like has translation MGRPPCCDKEGVKKGPWTPEEDILLVSYIQEHGPGNWRAVPTNTGLLRCSKSCRLRWTNYLRPGIKRGNFTDQEEKMIIHLQALLGNRWAAIASYLPQRTDNDIKNYWNTHLKKKLKKLQTGPEEHDTRDGFSASQPMPRGQWERRLQTDIHMAKQALCDALSQEKQSYLSELKSSNGCSNEIPLAQSSSTYASSTENIARLLKGWMRNPQNPSQTNSEMTQNSLNSMSGTDSVSSEGTPNKANDKDLIPSEAFDSLVGFESFDPSHSDTSTQSMSPEASLFQDESKPDSGDLLPLSLLEKWLFDEGASQGKDFLSDITLDDSTATANLF, from the exons ATGGGCAGGCCTCCTTGTTGTGATAAAGAGGGGGTCAAGAAAGGACCATGGACTCCTGAAGAAGATATCTTGTTGGTCTCCTATATTCAAGAACATGGTCCTGGAAATTGGAGGGCTGTTCCTACCAATACAG ggTTGCTAAGATGTAGTAAGAGTTGCAGACTTAGATGGACTAATTACCTCAGGCCAGGGATCAAACGCGGCAACTTTACAGACCAGGAGGAGAAGATGATAATCCACCTTCAAGCTCTGTTGGGCAACAG ATGGGCTGCCATAGCTTCGTACCTCCCACAGAGAACAGATAATGACATTAAGAACTATTGGAACACCCATTTAAAGAAGAAGCTTAAAAAGCTTCAAACAGGCCCAGAAGAACATGACACCAGAGATGGCTTTTCAGCTTCACAGCCAATGCCCCGAGGTCAGTGGGAGAGAAGGCTCCAAACTGACATCCACATGGCCAAGCAAGCTCTTTGTGACGCCCTATCCCAGGAGAAACAAAGCTACTTGTCCGAATTGAAGTCCTCCAATGGCTGCTCTAATGAAATACCACTAGCTCAATCATCAAGTACCTATGCATCAAGCACAGAGAACATAGCCCGGCTACTAAAAGGTTGGATGAGAAATCCACAAAATCCATCTCAAACAAACTCAGAGATGACTCAAAATTCCTTAAACAGCATGAGTGGAACTGATTCTGTATCCAGTGAGGGAACTCCAAATAAGGCAAACGACAAGGACCTTATACCATCCGAGGCGTTTGATTCACTTGTTGGTTTCGAGTCTTTCGACCCCTCACATTCTGATACGTCGACACAGTCGATGTCACCTGAGGCAAGCCTTTTCCAAGATGAAAGCAAGCCGGATTCGGGTGATTTACTGCCGTTGTCATTGCTTGAGAAGTGGTTGTTTGATGAAGGTGCTAGTCAAGGGAAAGACTTCCTTAGTGATATAACATTAGATGACAGTACTGCTACTGCTAATCTTTTCTGA